The Coffea eugenioides isolate CCC68of chromosome 8, Ceug_1.0, whole genome shotgun sequence genome has a segment encoding these proteins:
- the LOC113780896 gene encoding probable xyloglucan galactosyltransferase GT20, with protein sequence MSTAYMAVVSVGKKKSRASKKVQTEDFALFHSLAKILFRIPAALFLLILIFLWSTSTTFISGNILHVCLSSRKLNNLYCISAGTQPNFHIPVPLINGSSASITREENDARSLVQTTYNIYKSSNKYLDEEVMTALNQVEDQLRIHRSWISFDQSHTNCDGRGVYVYELPPKFNKDILAQCGDIFPWANLCKYFSNDALGEPIQKLGKGWYHTHQYSLEPIFHSRVLKHTCRVYNENEAKLFYVPFYGGLDILRWNFKNVSDDVKDSLSSELIRWLETQKPWFQKSGKDHVFVLGKITWDFRRYDRESWGTRFLELDEMQNPIKLLIERQPWRINDIGIPHPTYFHPQTDDDIITWQLKLIRSRRGSLVSFAGAARSGAPKNIRSILIEQCTSARKGNCRFLNCGSGACDQPESLIEIFMESEFCLQPPGDSATRKSVFDSLISGCIPVLFDPFTAYYQYAWHLPEDHEKYSVFIDEDAVRNRQVNFAERLEKIPIKEREDMRRYIVYDLLPGLLYGDSNSKLEKFQDAFSITMNNLIERVNRL encoded by the exons ATGTCGACTGCTTAT ATGGCTGTCGTTTCTGTGGGTAAGAAGAAATCTAGAGCATCCAAAAAAGTTCAGACTGAGGATTTTGCTTTATTTCATTCCTTGGCCAAAATTTTGTTCCGAATTCCTGCTGCTCTTTTTCTCTTAATCCTCATTTTCCTCTGGTCTACTTCCACCACCTTTATTTCAGGTAACATTCTTCATGTGTGTTTGTCATCTCGGAAGCTCAACAACCTCTATTGCATATCTGCTGGGACGCAGCCAAATTTCCATATTCCTGTTCCACTCATCAACGGAAGTTCAGCATCCATCACCAGAGAAGAAAATGATGCTAGAAGCTTAGTTCAAACCACCTATAACA TCTataagagcagtaacaagtacCTGGATGAGGAAGTGATGACGGCCTTGAATCAAGTGGAGGACCAGCTTCGTATTCATCGATCATGGATATCTTTTGATCAGAGCCACACAAATTGTGATGGGAGGGGAGTGTATGTTTATGAACTTCCCCCCAAGTTCAACAAAGATATATTGGCTCAGTGTGGTGATATTTTTCCTTGGGCTAATCTCTGTAAATATTTCAGCAATGACGCCTTAGGTGAGCCGATACAGAAGCTTGGTAAAGGCTGGTATCACACTCACCAGTACTCACTGGAGCCAATCTTCCATTCAAGGGTTCTAAAGCATACTTGTAGGGTATACAATGAAAATGAAGCCAAGCTATTTTACGTACCATTCTATGGTGGGCTTGACATCTTGCGATGGAATTTCAAGAATGTTTCAGATGATGTAAAAGACTCTTTATCCTCAGAACTGATAAGATGGCTTGAGACACAAAAGCCTTGGTTTCAGAAGTCAGGTAAAGATCACGTCTTTGTCTTAGGCAAAATCACCTGGGATTTCAGGAGATATGACAGAGAGTCATGGGGCACAAGGTTCTTGGAGCTTGATGAAATGCAGAATCCGATAAAGCTTCTGATTGAACGGCAGCCTTGGCGTATCAATGACATTGGCATCCCACATCCAACATACTTCCATCCCCAGACAGATGATGACATAATCACGTGGCAGCTGAAGCTAATCAGATCACGGCGTGGAAGCCTCGTGAGCTTTGCTGGGGCGGCAAGATCTGGTGCTCCAAAGAACATAAGATCCATCCTGATCGAGCAATGTACTTCAGCTAGAAAAGGAAACTGCAGATTCCTAAACTGCGGTTCAGGTGCTTGTGATCAACCCGAGTCACTGATTGAGATATTCATGGAATCTGAGTTCTGCTTACAACCTCCAGGTGACAGCGCAACAAGAAAATCAGTGTTTGATTCTCTTATATCAGGTTGCATTCCAGTACTCTTTGATCCTTTCACAGCTTACTATCAATATGCATGGCATTTACCAGAAGATCACGAGAAGTATTCAGTATTCATAGATGAAGATGCGGTGAGAAACAGGCAGGTCAATTTTGCTGAAAGGCTAGAGAAGATTCCTATAAAGGAAAGAGAGGACATGAGAAGGTATATAGTCTATGACCTATTACCTGGACTCCTGTATGGAGATTCAAATTCAAAGCTTGAGAAATTTCAGGATGCTTTTTCGATAACAATGAATAATCTGATTGAAAGGGTGAACAGATTATAG